In a genomic window of Helianthus annuus cultivar XRQ/B chromosome 10, HanXRQr2.0-SUNRISE, whole genome shotgun sequence:
- the LOC110882482 gene encoding uncharacterized protein LOC110882482 codes for MANMDLKSGSEARFLQIHELEELRNHAYESSSRYKERVKRLHDKRLRDHKNFRVGDVVLLYNSRLRLFLVKLKSRWMGPHTVKEIFSYGAVIIEDSNVVNFKVSGHRLKVYINGPVDSWWR; via the coding sequence ATGGCAAATATGGATTTGAAAAGCGGTAGTGAGGCCCGCTTCCTACAAATCCACGAGCTTGAAGAGCTTAGGAACCATGCCTATGAAAGTTCTAGCAGGTACAAAGAACGAGTCAAGAGATTACATGACAAGAGGTTGAGAGACCATAAGAATTTCCGCGTAGGAGATGTTGTCTTGTTATACAACTCAAGGCTGCGTTTATTCCTTGTGAAGCTGAAATCTCGATGGATGGGACCGCACACAgttaaagaaatattttcgtacgGTGCCGTAATCATCGAGGACTCAAACGTGGTGAATTTCAAAGTCAGCGGTCATAGATTAAAAGTCTATATCAACGGACCGGTTGACTCGTGGTGGAGATAA
- the LOC110882483 gene encoding uncharacterized protein LOC110882483: MRQGDPIFPFLFVIVMEALYSMLDRACEVKIMEGVRLPKDGPLVSHLFYADDAPIIEEWCKENVVNVVRILRCFHVCSGLKINLGKSNIYGIGVDSIEVEDMSVVVGCKSDTLPFEYLGLTVGANMNWIVNWRPVYDIFEKRLSL, translated from the coding sequence ATGAGGCAAGGAGATCCTATCTTTCCGTTTCTGTTTGTGATCGTGATGGAAGCGTTATATAGTATGCTCGACAGGGCTTGCGAGGTTAAGATTATGGAAGGGGTTCGGCTGCCCAAGGATGGCCCTTTAGTGTCGCATCTTTTCTATGCTGATGATGCGCCGATTATCGAGGAGTGGTGTAAGGAGAATGTGGTCAACGTGGTCagaattttgagatgttttcatgTGTGCTCGGGCTTAAAAATCAACCTAGGCAAGTCTAATATCTACGGTATAGGGGTCGACAGTATTGAGGTTGAAGATATGTCGGTAGTGGTGGGGTGCAAATCGGATACGCTTCCTTTCGAGTATTTAGGTTTGACGGTAGGAGCCAACATGAATTGGATCGTTAACTGGAGACCGGTTTACGATATTTTCGAGAAACGCCTCTCTCTCTAG
- the LOC110885657 gene encoding abscisic acid 8'-hydroxylase 4: protein MFLTELNQLSMKLSATIFYSIIFLSSLFSYCFFKKEKRLHKTRAKLPPGSMGWPCIGETLQMYTQDPNVFFASKQRRYGDIFKTQILGYPCVMLASPEAARFVLVAQPHLFKPTYPKCKENLIGPSALFFHTGNYHARMRKLVQSSFSPEATRRLVPDIENIALSSLESWANGQVINTFHEMKKFAFEVGVLSIFGQLDKIYRDMLRENYSILEKGYNCFPTKLPGTAYHKSLMARRRLKQILGEIVNERKEKKLLTNNLLSHLLSFKDEKGNTLSDNQIADNIIGVLFAAQDTTASVLTWILKYLHDDPKLLDVVKGEQKAICESEYGENRSLTWSMTRKMPLTYRVILESLRKASIISFTFREATADIEYEGYLIPKGWKVMPLFRNIHHNPEFFVEPENFDPFRFENPPKPNTYLPFGNGIHACPGNELAKLEMLVLLHHMLTKYRWELVGPADLIQYSPFPVPEHGLRARFKKEL, encoded by the exons ATGTTCTTAACCGAATTAAACCAACTGTCCATGAAGCTTTCAGCAACTATTTTTTATTCAATAATCTTTTTATCTTCCCTTTTCTCTTATTGTTTTTTCAAAAAAGAAAAGAGGTTGCATAAAACTAGAGCTAAGCTTCCCCCAGGTTCAATGGGATGGCCTTGCATTGGAGAAACTCTGCAAATGTATACGCAAGACCCGAACGTCTTTTTCGCTTCAAAACAGAGAAG ATATGGAGATATATTCAAAACCCAAATACTTGGATACCCTTGTGTAATGCTAGCAAGCCCCGAGGCTGCTCGGTTTGTACTGGTGGCCCAACCTCATCTGTTTAAACCTACCTACCCAAAATGTAAAGAGAATTTGATCGGGCCATCGGCCCTGTTTTTCCACACGGGAAATTACCATGCCCGCATGAGGAAACTAGTTCAAAGCTCATTTTCTCCAGAAGCGACACGAAGACTAGTTCCCGATATTGAAAATATAGCCTTATCAAGCTTGGAATCATGGGCCAATGGTCAAGTCATTAACACCTTCCATGAGATGAAGAAG TTTGCGTTTGAGGTAGGCGTTTTGTCTATCTTCGGCCAGTTAGACAAGATTTATCGAGATATGCTGAGGGAGAACTATAGCATTTTAGAAAAAGGTTACAACTGTTTCCCAACAAAACTACCTGGAACTGCATATCATAAATCTTTAATG GCAAGGAGGAGGCTTAAACAGATTCTTGGTGAGATTGTGAACGAAAGGAAGGAGAAAAAACTGTTAACGAACAATCTCTTGAGCCATTTGTTGAGCTTCAAGGACGAAAAAGGAAACACGTTAAGCGATAATCAAATAGCGGATAATATCATTGGGGTACTGTTTGCAGCTCAAGATACAACAGCTAGTGTCCTAACATGGATACTGAAATATCTTCATGATGATCCTAAACTTCTAGATGTTGTAAAG GGAGAGCAGAAGGCGATTTGTGAGTCTGAATATGGAGAGAACCGGTCTTTGACTTGGTCAATGACAAGAAAAATGCCATTAACATATAGA GTAATATTAGAGAGCCTGAGGAAAGCAAGTATCATATCCTTTACTTTTAGGGAAGCAACGGCCGACATTGAATACGAGG GGTATCTAATCCCGAAAGGATGGAAAGTGATGCCACTGTTCAGGAACATTCATCATAATCCAGAATTCTTTGTGGAACCTGAAAACTTTGATCCCTTCAGATTCGAG AATCCTCCAAAACCGAACACATACTTGCCGTTTGGCAACGGAATACATGCTTGTCCAGGCAATGAACTTGCAAAGCTTGAGATGCTTGTTCTACTCCACCATATGCTTACAAAGTATAG GTGGGAACTGGTGGGTCCAGCAGACTTGATACAGTATAGTCCATTCCCAGTTCCGGAGCATGGGCTAAGAGCTCGGTTCAAGAAAGAACTTTGA